The following coding sequences lie in one Halorussus halophilus genomic window:
- the nikC gene encoding nickel transporter permease — protein sequence MSTESNIESKSTVQRLRSRIRGIRASRKYQQFTSNRLNLVGLMFVLVVVVAAILAPLIAPAEPNEQDLLNRLEPPSTEHPMGTDQLGRDMLTRLLYGARITLRIAVTVVAITLAIGTIIGVVAGYAGGWVDEALMRFVDILLAFPGILLALVIAGILGPSLTNIMIALAVVGWTQYARIIRGSVLSVKEKEFIKAAQLMDVSRTRIVARHVLPNVITPVIVLATMDMAYVILGTAGLSFLGLGAQPPTPEWGTMLSQGRNYLQDAWWVVNFPGLAIMITVLGFNLLGDGLRDVLDPRDLGEVEDKGL from the coding sequence ATGAGTACGGAATCAAATATCGAGTCCAAATCCACAGTCCAACGCCTTCGCTCCCGAATTCGTGGCATTCGTGCGTCGCGGAAGTACCAGCAATTCACGTCGAACCGCCTCAATCTCGTCGGGTTGATGTTCGTCCTCGTGGTCGTCGTGGCGGCGATATTGGCTCCACTCATCGCCCCGGCAGAACCGAACGAGCAGGACCTGCTCAATCGATTGGAGCCACCGTCCACCGAGCATCCGATGGGGACGGACCAACTCGGGCGAGATATGCTGACGCGACTGCTCTATGGGGCTCGCATTACGCTACGGATTGCCGTCACGGTCGTCGCAATTACGCTCGCTATCGGTACCATAATTGGCGTCGTCGCAGGATACGCTGGCGGGTGGGTCGACGAGGCACTGATGCGGTTCGTCGATATCCTGTTAGCGTTCCCAGGAATACTACTTGCGCTCGTCATCGCAGGCATACTAGGGCCGAGTCTGACGAATATCATGATAGCGCTAGCGGTCGTGGGATGGACCCAGTACGCCCGAATCATACGTGGAAGCGTCCTCTCCGTGAAAGAGAAGGAGTTCATCAAGGCAGCCCAGTTGATGGACGTATCCCGGACTCGAATCGTCGCTCGCCACGTCCTTCCAAACGTCATCACACCAGTGATTGTCCTCGCAACGATGGACATGGCCTACGTCATCCTCGGAACGGCGGGCCTCTCGTTCTTGGGGCTTGGCGCACAACCCCCGACACCCGAATGGGGAACGATGCTCTCTCAGGGTCGTAATTATCTCCAAGACGCGTGGTGGGTCGTAAACTTCCCCGGATTAGCTATCATGATAACGGTACTTGGATTCAACCTCTTGGGTGACGGACTGAGAGACGTTCTCGACCCGCGTGACCTCGGCGAAGTGGAGGACAAAGGACTATGA
- a CDS encoding DUF302 domain-containing protein: MHYTMQAKVAGEFEETVDATVEALEEEGFGVLCDIDVQATLKEKLGEEFRQYRILGACNPELAHEGLSEEIELGALLPCNVIVYETDDGDVQVSAVEPNQLVGVADNGALDAIADEVHDRFERVLTRVTDELGTISEAEN; encoded by the coding sequence ATGCACTATACGATGCAAGCGAAAGTGGCCGGAGAGTTCGAAGAGACCGTGGACGCAACCGTTGAGGCCCTAGAAGAGGAGGGATTCGGCGTTCTTTGCGACATCGACGTGCAAGCAACACTGAAAGAGAAACTCGGCGAAGAGTTCCGTCAGTACCGGATTCTCGGTGCGTGCAACCCAGAACTAGCACACGAAGGATTGTCCGAGGAAATCGAACTCGGCGCGTTGCTCCCGTGTAACGTCATCGTCTACGAGACCGACGACGGTGACGTACAGGTGAGTGCAGTCGAGCCGAACCAACTCGTCGGAGTCGCCGACAACGGGGCACTCGACGCCATCGCGGACGAAGTCCACGACCGATTCGAGCGTGTTCTAACAAGAGTTACGGACGAACTCGGAACCATCTCGGAGGCGGAAAACTGA
- the nikB gene encoding nickel ABC transporter permease, producing MLNFLVRRSATVLLVLVGVSILTFSLMYFTPGDPARTILRQQAGGRSPSDAAVQDFRQQHGLNEPIPVQYANWVWDVLHGDLRQSYYQETPVTELIWNRLPETLELAVAGMLVALAISIPTGVISAVHKGGTPDYVSQIAALLGVSMPNFWLGYLFIIVFSIHLGLFPVAGVGGIEHLVLPALTLGSGMAAIITRLVRSSMLEVLDEEYIRTARSKGLRERIVIYKHALRNALIPVVTIVGLQFGYLLNGAVIVEIVFQRPGLGDLLINAIFARDYPVVQGLVLLIAVIFVLTNFVVDLTYRYIDPRISFEGGNA from the coding sequence ATGTTAAACTTCCTCGTGAGACGCTCGGCGACGGTGTTGCTCGTCTTGGTCGGCGTGTCGATACTGACATTCAGCCTGATGTACTTCACTCCCGGCGACCCAGCTCGAACCATCCTCCGCCAACAGGCAGGCGGGCGTTCACCATCGGACGCTGCCGTCCAAGACTTCCGTCAACAACACGGCCTGAACGAACCGATTCCAGTGCAGTACGCAAACTGGGTCTGGGACGTCCTCCACGGGGACCTCAGACAATCGTACTACCAGGAGACACCCGTCACAGAACTCATCTGGAATCGCCTTCCGGAGACGCTCGAACTGGCCGTGGCGGGAATGCTGGTCGCACTCGCAATCTCGATTCCCACCGGCGTAATCAGCGCCGTTCATAAGGGTGGCACACCGGACTACGTGAGCCAGATTGCGGCCCTTCTAGGGGTATCCATGCCGAACTTCTGGCTGGGCTACCTGTTCATCATCGTGTTCTCCATACACCTCGGTCTCTTCCCAGTAGCAGGGGTCGGGGGTATCGAGCATCTCGTCCTTCCAGCCTTGACGCTCGGAAGCGGCATGGCGGCGATTATCACCCGTCTCGTCCGGTCGTCGATGCTGGAAGTCCTCGACGAGGAGTACATCCGGACCGCCCGTTCGAAGGGGCTCCGCGAGCGTATCGTGATTTACAAACACGCGTTACGCAACGCCTTGATTCCGGTCGTAACCATCGTCGGACTCCAGTTCGGGTATCTGTTGAATGGAGCCGTCATCGTCGAAATCGTCTTCCAACGGCCAGGCTTGGGCGACCTGCTCATCAACGCAATCTTCGCGCGCGACTATCCGGTCGTGCAGGGACTCGTCCTGCTAATCGCCGTCATCTTCGTGTTGACGAACTTCGTCGTGGACCTCACGTATCGGTACATCGACCCACGCATTTCGTTCGAAGGAGGAAACGCATGA
- a CDS encoding cupredoxin domain-containing protein codes for MTSTVRRREFLSSLSVGIVSLAGCLSGSFPGSVQPDKTIYVGSYHWGFVLVDGNSEEQERVVLNRGDSLRIVAFNTLSSQSVGSLPESVRNAFPDHETLEERNEERIPHPSDGDFHELLEEANEQYPDHSLAIMPSGQFHMRGGMMMHPVSLPHSATTPVVRQLRATRRGDYTLSCLTYCGYGHPYMEIDGGLVVT; via the coding sequence ATGACTTCCACGGTACGGCGGCGTGAGTTCCTCTCTAGTCTCAGCGTCGGAATCGTGAGTCTCGCTGGCTGTCTCTCCGGGTCTTTCCCGGGAAGTGTGCAGCCCGACAAGACGATATACGTCGGCTCCTACCACTGGGGGTTCGTCTTGGTCGATGGAAACAGCGAAGAACAGGAGCGTGTCGTCTTGAATCGTGGCGACAGCCTCCGTATCGTCGCGTTCAACACGCTTTCGAGCCAAAGCGTAGGCTCTCTTCCAGAGTCGGTCCGAAACGCATTCCCTGACCACGAGACGCTCGAAGAGCGAAACGAGGAACGCATTCCACATCCATCCGACGGCGACTTTCACGAACTGTTAGAAGAGGCGAACGAGCAGTATCCTGACCACAGCCTCGCTATCATGCCGTCCGGTCAGTTTCACATGCGCGGTGGCATGATGATGCATCCCGTTTCCCTCCCCCACAGTGCCACGACGCCAGTCGTTCGACAGTTACGTGCGACTCGGCGCGGCGATTATACGCTCAGTTGTCTCACGTATTGTGGGTACGGCCATCCCTACATGGAAATCGACGGCGGGTTAGTCGTCACGTAG
- a CDS encoding CPBP family glutamic-type intramembrane protease — MVGPFVGKMVLLGSLFVTSVVFGFVYERTRNLLVNAVVHGAYNATLLVLAYVVFSMGLA, encoded by the coding sequence ATGGTCGGGCCGTTCGTCGGCAAGATGGTCCTGCTGGGCAGTCTCTTCGTGACATCGGTCGTGTTCGGGTTCGTCTACGAACGAACGCGAAACCTGCTCGTCAACGCAGTCGTTCACGGCGCGTACAACGCGACGTTACTCGTCCTCGCGTACGTCGTGTTCAGCATGGGACTCGCGTGA
- a CDS encoding DUF4396 domain-containing protein, translating to MSANSILKQIEHALAPVRTLLKPVLSDPMILGAWAIVVLACIGVLWRDIRKRNQALPSLMKGVWALVVLYSGPFGLAIYWYSGRSQISHDSLWRRGFRSTAHCYSGCGAGEVTGFAVLAGLLALQSTLLVTAGTFTLAYIFGYALTVGPLMQEGVGFQEAMLDALYSETPSITIMEIAAIGTDLLIASQAHISDPLFWGALVFSLSVGFVFAFPVNAILVYFGVKEGMKNPAEMGQSQQSSGAHASD from the coding sequence ATGTCGGCCAACTCAATACTTAAACAGATTGAGCACGCGCTCGCACCAGTTCGGACATTGCTCAAGCCCGTCCTCTCGGACCCGATGATTCTCGGCGCGTGGGCGATTGTCGTCCTCGCGTGCATCGGAGTCCTCTGGCGGGATATCAGGAAACGTAATCAGGCACTCCCGTCACTGATGAAGGGTGTTTGGGCGCTCGTCGTGCTGTACTCGGGACCGTTCGGACTCGCCATCTACTGGTACTCCGGCCGGTCCCAAATCAGCCATGACTCGCTATGGCGGCGTGGGTTCCGCTCGACGGCCCACTGCTACTCGGGGTGCGGAGCAGGAGAAGTCACCGGGTTCGCAGTGCTCGCTGGCCTGCTCGCTTTGCAGAGTACGCTCCTCGTTACTGCGGGGACGTTCACACTCGCGTACATCTTCGGCTACGCACTCACCGTCGGACCGCTCATGCAGGAGGGCGTCGGCTTTCAGGAAGCGATGTTGGATGCACTCTACAGCGAGACACCGAGTATCACGATAATGGAAATTGCCGCAATCGGGACCGACCTCCTGATCGCTAGTCAGGCGCACATAAGCGACCCGCTGTTCTGGGGTGCGCTCGTCTTTTCGCTGTCGGTCGGGTTCGTCTTCGCGTTCCCGGTCAACGCCATCCTCGTCTACTTCGGTGTCAAAGAAGGCATGAAGAATCCTGCCGAGATGGGTCAAAGCCAGCAGAGTAGCGGGGCACACGCCAGCGACTAA
- a CDS encoding SHOCT domain-containing protein, translated as MASSSSNQLDTATIILLIIGAIIVLPMLTMGMGFGGMMGYGGMMGGYGTSGGWWPLIGMALQLGFLLVLLGGGYLVFRRVTETQSSRDSALEELRTAYARGDISDEEFENRRTKLNSEGSRELQP; from the coding sequence ATGGCGTCCTCGTCATCGAATCAACTCGACACGGCGACCATCATCCTCCTCATCATCGGTGCGATCATCGTCCTTCCGATGCTCACGATGGGGATGGGATTCGGCGGCATGATGGGCTATGGCGGGATGATGGGCGGCTATGGGACCAGCGGTGGCTGGTGGCCCCTTATCGGCATGGCTCTCCAACTCGGATTCCTGCTCGTCTTGCTCGGCGGGGGATACCTCGTGTTCCGACGCGTGACCGAAACACAGTCGTCTCGAGATTCGGCATTGGAAGAGCTCCGTACGGCGTACGCTCGTGGTGATATCTCCGACGAAGAGTTCGAGAATCGACGGACGAAACTCAACAGTGAGGGGTCACGCGAGTTACAGCCATGA
- a CDS encoding permease: MQSALADGILEALRIGIGFLWTAAWAIIMGLVITSLVQVYVSKERMARVLGDDDLGGLTRATVFGAASSGCSFGAVAIGKGLFKKGAHAVNVLAFMFASTNLIVELGLMILILLGWEFLVAELLGGLILIVVMALLVHLTLPESLFAEARDALNHRDYEQGITEDPTCGMEGKDEFSFVTDGGETRKFCSAGCMETYEQEIASSGGWRDELLSWGGWYKVGNQYRKEWSMLYKDVIAGFLVSGFVIVFVPQWVWNALFLQGDSLLASAENAVMGVTIAVISFVGSMGNVPFAVALWGGGISFAGVIAFVYADLITIPVLNVYRKYYGWKVMAYILSVFFVTMAFTGFLMEQLFDALGIVPNLAGGQTATEQTYFEFNYTFHLNLIAFALSGFLLYVYRRGLGAPGQYRDPVCGMRTRDDGPSITHQGETFYFCSKTCKWSFEKAPAEFHRRPEVNEGGVAQGHEHH, encoded by the coding sequence ATGCAATCCGCTCTCGCTGATGGCATCCTCGAAGCGCTGCGCATCGGCATCGGATTCCTCTGGACGGCCGCGTGGGCGATCATCATGGGCCTCGTCATTACGAGTCTCGTCCAAGTGTACGTCTCGAAAGAGCGGATGGCACGAGTGCTTGGGGACGACGACCTCGGTGGACTTACGAGAGCGACGGTGTTCGGTGCGGCGAGTAGTGGTTGTAGCTTCGGAGCCGTCGCAATCGGCAAGGGCCTGTTCAAGAAGGGAGCGCACGCTGTGAACGTCCTCGCATTTATGTTCGCCTCGACGAATCTCATCGTCGAACTCGGCCTCATGATTCTGATTCTGCTTGGGTGGGAGTTTCTCGTCGCCGAACTCCTCGGTGGCCTCATCCTCATCGTGGTGATGGCACTCCTCGTTCATCTGACGCTCCCCGAATCGTTGTTTGCGGAGGCTCGTGACGCACTCAATCACCGTGACTACGAACAGGGTATCACCGAAGACCCGACCTGTGGAATGGAGGGCAAAGACGAGTTCTCGTTCGTGACCGATGGTGGTGAGACACGCAAGTTCTGTTCTGCGGGGTGTATGGAGACCTACGAGCAGGAGATAGCGAGTAGTGGTGGGTGGCGAGACGAACTGTTGTCGTGGGGCGGCTGGTACAAGGTCGGGAACCAGTACCGCAAGGAGTGGTCGATGCTCTACAAGGACGTTATCGCAGGATTCCTCGTCTCCGGCTTCGTCATCGTGTTCGTCCCCCAGTGGGTCTGGAACGCGCTCTTCTTGCAAGGCGATAGCCTGCTGGCGAGTGCTGAGAACGCAGTCATGGGGGTGACAATCGCCGTGATTAGCTTCGTCGGGAGCATGGGCAACGTCCCGTTCGCCGTCGCACTGTGGGGTGGCGGCATCAGCTTTGCAGGTGTCATCGCGTTCGTCTACGCCGACCTCATCACGATTCCCGTCCTGAACGTCTATCGGAAGTACTACGGCTGGAAGGTGATGGCTTACATTCTCAGCGTCTTCTTCGTGACGATGGCGTTCACAGGTTTTCTCATGGAACAACTATTCGACGCGCTCGGTATCGTCCCGAATCTGGCTGGTGGACAGACGGCAACCGAGCAGACGTATTTCGAGTTCAATTACACCTTCCATCTCAACCTGATTGCGTTCGCTCTCTCTGGGTTTCTCCTCTACGTCTACCGCCGCGGACTCGGCGCGCCGGGACAGTACCGTGACCCGGTGTGTGGGATGCGAACCAGAGATGACGGGCCGAGTATCACCCACCAAGGCGAAACGTTCTACTTCTGTTCGAAGACGTGCAAATGGTCGTTCGAGAAAGCACCTGCCGAGTTTCACAGACGACCAGAAGTCAATGAAGGCGGTGTCGCGCAGGGACACGAACACCACTGA
- a CDS encoding ABC transporter ATP-binding protein, with protein sequence MSEKILDVEGLHTQFNTGGEPVHAVNGLSFSVNDDEIVGIVGESGSGKSVTALSLARLEDPGEIAQGSIQFRGTEMTTADDRTIRRIRGDGMAMVFQDPMTTLNPVYKVSEQIVESLKVHESPESQRLLDYLKVPGFSKRREWREKQRRAVELMEQVGIPRPDQRVDAYPHEFSGGMRQRAMLAIALAREPDLLIADEPTTALDVTIQAQILDRIKQLNEELGMAVLLITHDLGVVAELCDRVIVMYGGEIMETGRTEQILHDPQHPYTRSLLDCMPQNTSRKEPLNVMEGEVPDMIGGITGCPFAQRCEYASNACREGAIETHGVAGDHEAKCCNLHEVPHATPTANTVEEEGE encoded by the coding sequence ATGAGTGAAAAAATTCTCGACGTAGAAGGACTGCACACTCAATTCAACACTGGAGGCGAACCAGTCCACGCGGTGAATGGGCTATCCTTCAGCGTGAACGACGACGAGATAGTTGGCATCGTCGGTGAGAGTGGGAGCGGGAAATCCGTCACAGCACTCTCGCTCGCTCGATTAGAAGACCCCGGAGAGATTGCGCAGGGTTCGATCCAATTCCGCGGGACAGAGATGACGACTGCAGACGACAGGACGATTCGTCGCATCCGTGGTGATGGTATGGCGATGGTGTTCCAAGACCCGATGACGACCCTGAATCCCGTGTACAAGGTGAGTGAACAGATCGTAGAGTCACTCAAGGTCCACGAATCTCCAGAGTCTCAACGTCTCTTAGACTATCTCAAGGTTCCAGGGTTCAGTAAGCGACGCGAGTGGCGTGAGAAACAGCGGCGAGCAGTAGAGTTGATGGAGCAAGTCGGGATTCCACGTCCCGACCAGCGCGTCGATGCGTATCCACACGAGTTCTCGGGTGGGATGCGGCAGCGCGCGATGTTGGCGATTGCGCTCGCGAGAGAGCCAGACCTCCTCATCGCTGACGAACCGACGACGGCACTCGACGTGACCATCCAGGCGCAGATTCTCGACCGAATCAAGCAACTCAACGAGGAACTCGGCATGGCGGTGCTGCTGATCACCCACGACTTGGGCGTCGTCGCCGAACTCTGTGACCGCGTCATCGTGATGTACGGTGGTGAGATAATGGAGACGGGGCGTACTGAACAAATCCTCCACGACCCACAACACCCCTATACGCGTTCGCTCCTCGACTGCATGCCACAGAATACGTCGAGGAAAGAGCCGTTGAACGTCATGGAAGGTGAGGTTCCGGACATGATCGGTGGGATAACGGGGTGTCCGTTCGCACAGCGATGTGAGTACGCAAGTAATGCGTGTCGCGAAGGGGCAATCGAAACGCACGGCGTTGCTGGGGACCACGAGGCGAAGTGTTGCAACCTCCACGAAGTGCCCCATGCGACACCAACTGCTAACACCGTCGAGGAGGAAGGAGAATGA
- a CDS encoding ABC transporter ATP-binding protein codes for MNQQDSRSVHPESSREKPAVIEVRDVVKRFPVDDSVVNRLLRNREYVNAVSGVSFQIQRGETLALVGESGSGKSTIANVITGLHEPTSGEVLFDGESLGGVTDRSSEVLADIGMVFQDPKSSLDPRITVEQCIEEPLRSNGWSAERRRERVAELLELVNLSPTYADRHPHELSGGQAQRVAIARAVALDPQVLVLDEPVSALDVSVQAKILNLLMRLQDELDLTYLFIAHDLNVVEHIADRVAVMYLGQLMEVAPTAQLFEQPTHPYTDTLLSAIPDLESNSNTERVTLEGDIPSPVNPPDGCVFHTRCPVADEECSQSVPDFQAVGDAESKCHYAEEFVEGERAND; via the coding sequence ATGAACCAGCAAGACAGTCGCTCAGTTCACCCGGAGTCGTCGCGAGAGAAGCCAGCAGTCATCGAAGTTCGTGACGTCGTCAAGCGGTTTCCGGTAGACGACTCGGTGGTGAATCGACTCCTTCGAAATAGAGAGTACGTCAACGCAGTGTCGGGCGTGTCCTTCCAGATTCAGAGAGGCGAGACGCTCGCGCTCGTCGGCGAGAGCGGAAGCGGAAAATCGACGATTGCCAACGTAATCACCGGTTTGCACGAACCGACGAGTGGAGAAGTACTGTTCGACGGAGAATCGCTCGGTGGGGTGACCGACAGGTCGTCAGAAGTGTTGGCGGACATCGGAATGGTGTTCCAAGACCCCAAGTCGAGTTTAGACCCACGAATCACCGTCGAGCAGTGCATCGAGGAACCGCTTCGGTCCAACGGGTGGAGTGCGGAGCGACGGCGTGAACGAGTTGCTGAACTCCTCGAACTGGTCAATCTGTCGCCGACCTACGCTGACCGACATCCCCACGAACTCTCCGGTGGACAGGCACAACGCGTTGCTATCGCTCGTGCCGTCGCCCTCGACCCACAGGTACTCGTGCTCGACGAACCAGTCTCGGCACTCGACGTGAGCGTGCAAGCGAAAATCCTCAACCTCCTCATGCGGTTGCAGGACGAACTCGATCTCACGTATCTGTTCATCGCCCACGACTTGAATGTCGTCGAGCACATCGCCGACCGCGTCGCAGTAATGTACTTAGGTCAACTCATGGAGGTTGCACCGACGGCGCAATTGTTCGAGCAACCCACTCACCCGTACACGGACACGCTACTGTCTGCGATTCCGGACTTAGAGTCGAACTCGAACACCGAGCGAGTCACGTTGGAAGGAGATATCCCGAGTCCGGTGAACCCGCCAGACGGGTGTGTCTTCCATACCCGTTGTCCAGTAGCTGACGAAGAATGTAGTCAGTCAGTGCCTGACTTCCAAGCGGTCGGCGACGCCGAATCGAAGTGCCACTACGCCGAAGAATTCGTCGAAGGGGAACGAGCTAATGACTGA
- a CDS encoding tyrosine-type recombinase/integrase: MSESTVESPFDDVRWTTLDREGFIDLYWSRVAPRLRTDGYDPETHKPTHQWFRDRGLRGFLAALRRHHDRSFGEFWSDDLELGTDESGYDWDTDDTATIDALDGFVASRRSRHDLTESSLSAKRRRLNLYARAYRRANSTDDLLSPVARDADSPTYEAVDACYAAFDWLNEQGYSARTKMRVRGVVDSWYQHLVGRRLAATNPASGLYDEFKWKPERSDPSRLDADHVRRLVKTAGDPRERLLVVALAGWGLRANEVAALHVSQLVRDGEEDVPYLTFEERKNGPGEVNVLYGLSTLDARIDELASRDDWAGYLFPSKQGADPHVTRERVWTWFRDLAERAELPAKIDGEQPSPQLCRRFWYDTYTSVLGAVLDGLEEIAAEQGSDDPQVVMTNYLSDERARRVRREFMRTELAAAFESEAS, translated from the coding sequence GTGAGCGAATCTACCGTCGAATCGCCGTTCGACGACGTCCGCTGGACGACGCTCGATAGAGAGGGCTTCATCGACCTCTACTGGTCGAGGGTCGCGCCCCGCCTCAGAACCGACGGCTACGACCCGGAAACTCACAAACCCACGCACCAGTGGTTCCGTGACCGAGGTCTCAGGGGGTTTCTCGCCGCACTCCGTCGGCACCACGACCGCTCGTTCGGCGAGTTCTGGAGCGACGACCTCGAACTCGGAACCGACGAATCGGGGTACGACTGGGACACCGACGACACCGCGACTATCGACGCCCTCGACGGGTTCGTGGCAAGTCGTCGCTCGCGTCACGACCTGACTGAATCCTCTCTCTCTGCCAAACGCCGTCGTCTCAATCTCTACGCGCGTGCGTATCGACGCGCGAACAGCACCGACGACCTGCTCTCGCCGGTCGCTCGTGACGCCGATTCCCCCACCTACGAGGCGGTCGATGCCTGTTACGCCGCCTTCGACTGGCTCAACGAACAGGGGTACAGTGCCCGAACGAAGATGCGAGTCCGCGGCGTGGTCGATTCGTGGTACCAACACCTCGTGGGCCGCCGACTCGCGGCGACCAACCCGGCATCCGGTCTCTACGACGAGTTCAAGTGGAAGCCCGAGCGCTCGGACCCCTCGCGTCTCGACGCCGACCACGTCCGACGACTCGTCAAGACTGCGGGAGACCCCCGAGAACGACTGTTGGTCGTCGCGCTCGCTGGGTGGGGACTGCGTGCAAACGAAGTCGCCGCCCTCCACGTCTCGCAACTCGTTCGCGACGGCGAGGAAGACGTGCCGTACCTCACATTCGAGGAACGAAAGAACGGACCGGGCGAAGTCAACGTCCTGTACGGACTTTCGACGCTCGACGCGCGAATCGACGAACTCGCGTCGCGAGACGACTGGGCAGGCTATCTCTTCCCGTCGAAACAGGGGGCCGACCCCCACGTGACGAGAGAGCGGGTGTGGACGTGGTTCCGTGACCTCGCAGAACGCGCCGAGTTGCCCGCGAAAATCGACGGCGAACAGCCGAGTCCGCAACTCTGCCGTCGGTTTTGGTACGACACGTACACCTCGGTTCTCGGAGCCGTTTTGGATGGTCTCGAAGAAATTGCGGCTGAACAGGGCAGCGACGACCCGCAAGTCGTGATGACGAACTACCTCTCAGACGAACGCGCGCGGCGCGTTCGACGTGAGTTCATGCGGACGGAGCTGGCGGCGGCGTTCGAGTCCGAGGCCTCGTAG
- a CDS encoding DUF4175 domain-containing protein: MTRLNAVQLTAVTLTVLLVAGGSTIAVGSTAQTSSDSVDEQLSQHAVLEQDSNQSNVTFENQTTNGTTVTVSSAGLPAGGFIAIHNESGAVVGYSDYLPAGYYENVTVPVTIVESNVQIPAQMARMRGLLNQTQTREQRMFMMMNQTMGQRMMQNQTRQQMHEHMHEAVEDQERHRLMHQMMNQSVHPRMLELMSNQTGDFQQMQEMMETMRASRNVTQSQMQEMMRLLNRTEARETRMLQLMLNETHDPEQMRALMRNQTRDFARMHVLMAQFSRQLGTAEGQTLTAMLHRDSNGNELFDFPDGDGPYRVNETPVADSATVRVQNSVQNTTTTAY, encoded by the coding sequence ATGACACGATTAAACGCTGTCCAACTAACTGCAGTGACACTCACCGTACTCCTCGTTGCAGGAGGAAGTACCATCGCCGTAGGGAGTACAGCTCAGACGAGTTCGGATTCAGTCGATGAACAACTATCGCAGCACGCGGTTCTCGAACAAGACTCGAACCAATCGAACGTCACCTTCGAGAACCAAACCACGAATGGAACGACCGTAACGGTGAGTTCTGCGGGGCTTCCAGCGGGTGGTTTCATCGCTATTCACAACGAGAGTGGGGCCGTCGTCGGCTACAGTGACTACCTTCCTGCAGGATACTATGAGAACGTTACCGTTCCCGTTACGATAGTCGAGTCGAACGTCCAAATTCCGGCACAGATGGCTCGGATGCGTGGGTTGCTGAATCAGACGCAGACCCGTGAACAGCGGATGTTCATGATGATGAACCAGACGATGGGACAGAGAATGATGCAGAATCAGACTCGACAGCAGATGCACGAACACATGCACGAGGCGGTCGAAGACCAAGAGCGCCACCGGCTGATGCACCAGATGATGAATCAGTCGGTGCATCCACGCATGCTTGAACTCATGAGTAACCAGACTGGTGATTTCCAGCAGATGCAGGAGATGATGGAGACCATGCGGGCAAGCAGGAACGTAACCCAGTCGCAGATGCAAGAGATGATGCGATTGCTGAACCGGACGGAAGCCCGGGAGACGCGCATGCTCCAACTGATGCTCAACGAGACGCACGACCCCGAACAGATGCGAGCACTGATGCGAAATCAAACCCGCGACTTCGCACGAATGCACGTACTGATGGCTCAATTCTCGCGCCAACTCGGGACTGCTGAGGGCCAGACACTTACTGCGATGCTTCACCGGGACAGTAACGGAAACGAGCTGTTCGACTTCCCTGATGGTGATGGTCCGTACAGGGTCAACGAGACTCCGGTAGCGGACAGTGCAACGGTCCGCGTTCAAAACTCAGTGCAGAACACGACGACAACTGCTTACTAG
- a CDS encoding heavy-metal-associated domain-containing protein, with protein MSQTITVEGMTCGHCEQTVEEALEGVTGVATADADRETNSATVEGDVATDELVTVVTEAGYDASE; from the coding sequence ATGAGTCAGACGATCACGGTCGAAGGAATGACGTGTGGACACTGCGAGCAAACTGTCGAAGAGGCATTAGAGGGCGTCACCGGAGTTGCGACGGCGGACGCAGACCGGGAAACCAATTCTGCAACCGTCGAAGGGGATGTCGCAACGGACGAACTCGTTACAGTAGTCACCGAGGCGGGGTACGACGCCTCCGAATAA